Within the Trichoderma breve strain T069 chromosome 3, whole genome shotgun sequence genome, the region gAAGAATCCGCCACACACCAGACGAGATTGGATTGACCCAAGTCtcaagccaagccaagcagcttctgggCTGGGCGGCGGGCTGCTGCCGGCGGATAATTAGCAGTGGGAACTGCTGTAACTGgccgcctgctgctgctgctccatgCTCCTGTAGGGGGCTAGATTGTGCTGGGggctgtttttttttctctataGTTCTACCTGTACTTGGCGGGAGCCCGGGTGGGACGTGCGCCGGTGCTGGAAATTGGACACGACCAGGGGGGTACTTTGGGGGCTCTTGCAATCAGGCTCAAGGCGCACCACAAAGCGCGGATTTGCTCCAGGATTTCCATGGCGCGGTGGGTGCTTTGCTTCATGTAACGTGCGAGTGACCTGCCGCCTGGCTGCAGCCATGTACCCCTTACCGTAGGTACGAGCACTAGCTGGCTTAGCACAGCGTTAGCACCCCGTTACGACGTGCGCTACTGCACTGCTGCACTTGCCGGGCCTTTTAGTGCTGCATTATGGATGTACCCAGGCAGTAATATTTgattgctgcttgatggaTGAGTTGGAGTCAAGTGCCCGTGCTGAGAGGTACCTGGGGTTTGCGAGTGCTCGTACCTTACTTTGAGTGCGCACTGACAGAACTCTACTAActtcgaggaagagagaaagagagttGAGAGAGAATTGTCATCAATCACGCGTGGCAGAGCGTCAGTAGGATCTACCCGTACACTACATCGAGATTTATGGATGGAAACGATTCATCGTGTGACAATTTCTCCTCTACCTGACACCCAGGATCCTACACCACACAAGTACCTCTCCTCACTCATGGCCTTCGCCGAGGTTACTGTACCTTGCTTGCCAACACAAAACAAAGGAggtccttttctttccctttctccTCCCCGTCCGCATCAAGCTTAGACCACGTCCGGCCTAGCCTCACTGCCATTTCCGGCCTCCAAGCCAGCCAGAGAGGATCCATCAAccctgctgctggtactgATTTAATGGGAACCAAATCttacaggtacatgcagctCCAGATACgaagtacatgtactaaCCCTCCACCGCAACGTCCATGCGCGGGTGCGACGCATCGCGTCAGCAATTCGACAGCGGAATCAATCTCAGAACACCTGCTGGCGTGACAATTGTCGAGCGGTGCCGTACAGTAGGACGATTTGCTTGAGGGACGATACAAAGTACGTACTTCCTACAGACCCGGAAACGGAAGATGCGATCGCCGTCACGTCATTCCATCAGGTACAGAACGGGGGCACGGGGCCTCGCTACCAacctgttcctgttcctgtaCGAACGAGTACTTTTCACCACACGCACCCATGAAATGCAACTACGTACTGTGCATGTACCTTCAGCTCGCCGAGGCCTTTGCTTTAAATTACACGTACGATGCGATGCTGGTATTACCTCATCTTGGTCTCTCCATTACCTGCCACTACCGGTGGTCTTTCTTCAGCTGCCGCTACGGAATGTTCGGTACCATTGCGTCCAAGTCATGTGTCTGTAGGTAGTTTGTATTTCTCTCGCCCACGAGTGTCCCAACAAGGATATGCCTTGTCAGATGAATCCTCAATCTTGTCTTGTCAGAGACATTCCAAATCCAACTGCATAGCACCGCTGGGCCAACTTGGCCAAGACTGTACTAATGATATACCGGATTATCCTCGCTGTATGTCTACCTGTTGATGCTCTAGATCCACAATTCTATCTCTCAGCTCCGATACTGCAAGGCATATTGCAAGCGCACAGTCATGACCACGGACGTATGACTGCATGTACCATGTTTACGACAAGCATGATGGCGGGCGTACCAGTCAGCATGCAATGATACCTCGACTGGTAGTTTTGCCAAGAACCAAGAACACAGCATAGTAGTAGGTGGTTCGTCTTCCCATATGTGTCGTCATCTGGTATTCGTCAGTAAATGGATCAGAATATACGCGGAAGTTCTACGTACGAGAGTAAGAGCAGATGTGGTTGTGTGGTATTTTAATATGGAGCATATGGATTGTAATAAAGTTGCACTtatgaaagagaaaggagacGCCAAAACATCTTGCTCAATCGCCAGTGTCAACCTCGAGATCCAGCTGGACTCCATTCGAGATGCCATAGTCCTCCAACGTGATGTGATCCTTAAAAGGCCGTTCGCCCTGCCGTCTCAGCATAATCTGTCCCGCTTCTCGTCCAATGCGCGCCGCAATCATGAGCTTGAACTGCCCAACCGTGTCCGAAGGCAAGCATGGAATGGCTGACTTGGTGCCCAGCCGGTCGTTGACATGAACAATGATAAACTCTTGTCCCGCTCCAACGGCAGCTTTGGGAGtcttggtttctttcttttccttcttgtcgtcTCTCTTCACCTTGTCGCCCGTGTCTTTTGGTCCAGAACCATGTCGCCGAGGAGATCGCGATCTTGGGCGGCCCTCGTATCGATCACGGCCACCACGATCCCGCGAGCGATCGCGGTAGTCACGTCGTCGCTCTCCATAATCGCGGTCGCGGCCTCGGTCACGTTCTCTTTCTCGATCCCGGTCTCGGTCTCCATATCGGTCTCTTCTCGAATCATAGCTGCCGCGGTTGTCGTCGCTTGGGCGGCTTTTATCCTTCCACCGAAACCCACCACTGCCTTTTGGCGCCCTCCGCGGAGGTGATCGCGATCGCGATCTTCGCGAGGAAGAGTCCAtggctggtgctggtgtttgAACACAGATTTTGCTGGCACTGGTTGCTGTAGAAGAGTAGAGTAGCTATCTAGAGGGGCCCTTCGGTAAAGGGTCGGGTAATAATGGAGATTCTTCTAAGATCCCAGGACTTTCACAACGTAGGAGAAGAGGTGTCTTTGCAGCTATTCAGCTGGTGTGCTGTATCTGTGTAGAGATAGATTTATGTTTGTTGACGTTTTACAAAGGGGGCAACCTCTTCTTATAGAGTCTGGTTCGAGCTAGAAACCTACAGATAGGTGGCTTGAACAATTCGTACATGTAGTGGAAGTGTGTGGTGACCTGGTACCGCCTGGCACGGTGGGAAATGGGTGCCATAGAGGTGCCGCAAGGTACCACGGAGGTGCTGTACAGCCAACGAAGccacaaaagaagaaactcatCTTCGCCCTTTTCTACCTTTTTATACAGCGCTTTTTACTGACACCAAAATCTCACAAGTGCAGGGAATTGGACAGAGGTGAAAAAATGAAGGTATTACTGTCTAGACTACTTGACTATTTCTCTATATGCGTAAGGTGTCTTGTGTACTCTTGCCTTATATGCCGGTGCCGTGCGTCAGGAACGTTGGAACGCTTACACCGCGTGGCACCTCACGGCGCCCCTTTGGCACCTTATGGCACCTTGCGGCACCGACAAGGCACTGTGCCGGCACCTATTGCACCGTGCTGGCATGGTACCAGACCCCTACTATCTTCTACTACGGATCCCTGTCTACGCCTGTAAACCTACAATAGCTAACTTGGCACTACACTGAGTCTGTTTGGAGAGATATCGCACGAGTAACGGGGAATGGAAAACACAAAATCCAGCCTCATCGCCTCCAAAGAGACATAATTATATACACTTTTACGAGTACATCTTTCTGTAAAGTGCTTTGTTTGCATTCATTGTGGTCATGTGACTTTGTTGCGCGAAAGTCGCAGTCTAGCAAATCCGCGGCCGCTAAAGGGCCATGAACCAAAAGCAGTGCTAGCGGATTTGCACAGTCAGGATGGCGCAAATTAAGCAACCACTCCGTGCCAGCAGTCC harbors:
- a CDS encoding ubiquitin family domain-containing protein translates to MDSSSRRSRSRSPPRRAPKGSGGFRWKDKSRPSDDNRGSYDSRRDRYGDRDRDRERERDRGRDRDYGERRRDYRDRSRDRGGRDRYEGRPRSRSPRRHGSGPKDTGDKVKRDDKKEKKETKTPKAAVGAGQEFIIVHVNDRLGTKSAIPCLPSDTVGQFKLMIAARIGREAGQIMLRRQGERPFKDHITLEDYGISNGVQLDLEVDTGD